In the Commensalibacter melissae genome, GACCATTGGCCCTTAGGGTTGATCCTGTATCGACAAGATCCACAATCAAGCTGGATAATTTCAAGACAGGCGCAAGTTCCATGGCACCATGCAAATTAATGATATCTGCTTGCACGCCTTTACTGGCAAAATAACGTTGGGTGATATTCGGATATTTGGTTGCAACACTTATCTGTGACCAACGCGCAGGGTCTTCCAGATTTTTATTTTTTGTATCCGCTAATTGCGCGATAGATAAACGACAGCGTCCTATATTGAGATCAAGAGGTGCATAAATATCCGAATAATCAAATTCCATCAGGACATCGGAACCACAAACACCCAGAGAAGCCGTGCCAAAAGCTACAAATGTTGCGACATCGAAAGAACGGACGCGGATAATGTCAAGCCCAGGGTCATTTGTCTTAAAGCGAAGAAGGCGGCTGTCTTTATCAAAGAAAGCGGGTTCTGGTATAATATTGGCTGTTTCAAGAAGAGGGAGACAATCCTTTAGTATCCTTCCTTTAGGAAGGGCTAAAATAAGAGGGTTTGATTTCACGCCAGGTACAGACATTTAAAGTGTAAGCAAAAGTGGAACTGATTATAATAAAATTGTTAAATAATTTAAGGTTTAACTATAATCAGATCATTGGTATAAAACAAGTTCTCTTCTATGAGGAATGAAAATATTATTTAGTCTTGATTCTTTCAATTTGAGCACCGCAGGCAGACAGTTTTTGATCAACTGCTTCATAACCGCGGTCTAGATGATAAATCCTGTTCAGGCTTGTTTCTCCGGCTGCGGCTAGACCGGCTAGAATTAACGAAAACGAAGCCCGTAGATCCGTTGCCATAACAGGCGCGCCGGATAGGGAATGAACACCACGAATAATTGCTGAAGAACCATGAACATTGATTCTTGCACCCATACGGTTCAGTTCTGGGACATGCATGAAACGGTTTTCAAAAATTGTTTCCGTAATCATGCTCGCTCCTTCAGAAATTGAGAGAAGGGCCATGAATTGGGCCTGCATATCCGTCGGAAAACCTGGATAGGGTTCTGTCATGATATCAATGCCTCTTAAATCACCCGTGCGCCGGACAAGAATGGCGTTTTTTTCCGGAAACACTTCTACCCCAGCCTCTTCCAACGCATGAATAACAGATCCCATGGCATGAATGTCGGCTCCGATCAGGCGCAGTTCTCCACCTGTAATACCGGCTGCACAGGCATAGGTACCGCATTCAATTCGATCAAACAGGATGGAATGTTCCGCGCCATGTAAATGATCCACGCCATCAATGATCAGATGACTTGTTCCTTTACCCTCTATTTTTGCACCCATCGCGATCAAGCAGTCGATAAGATCGCAGATTTCAGGTTCACGGGCTGCATTCAGCAGTTCCGTTCTGCCTTTGGCAAGGCAGGCAGCCATGATTGTATTTTCTGTAGCGCCAACAGAAACAAATGGAAATACAAAGCGACCACCACGTAATCCCTTGGGTGCAGTTGCAATAACATATCCCTGATTAATTTCGATTTCAGCGCCCAAGGCTTTGAGTGCATCCAGATGAAGATTAACAGGACGGGTTCCGATTGCACATCCTCCCGGCAGGGAGACCTTGGCCTTACCACAACGAGCTAGGATGGGCCCTAGAACAAGGATAGAAGCCCGCATTTTCGAAACGATATTGTAGGGAGCTTCGGTGTTTGCAATATCCCCTTGAAAAGTGATATGATGTGGATCCTTGTCATTATAAGTGATAGTAAGACCATGTTGTTGCAGAAGTGCGCACATGGTACGTATATCAACAATACTTGGAACATTTCTTAGTGATAAAGGTTCAGGGGTAAGCAAGGCACATGCCATGATTGGCAAAGCTGCGTTTTTTGCCCCCCCAATGACGATATCACCATATAAGGGTCTGCCCCCACGGATTAAAAAGCGATCCATTCTTTTTTTTTCATTTATAAGCGAGGGGTAGCGACACCCATCTGTTTCATGTATTTGCCATTTTTATCGGCATAACTGACTTCACAAGGTTCACTGCCCTTGAGAAAAAGAAGCTGGCAGATTCCTTCATTCGCGTAAATTTTGGCAGGAAGGGGAGTGGTATTACTGATTTCAATCGTAACCTGCCCCTCCCATTCAGGTTCCAGGGGAGTGACATTTACAATTATGCCACAGCGTGCATATGTTGATTTTCCCAGACAGATGACCAAGATATCTTTTGGAATACGAAAATATTCCACGGTTCTGGCCAGAGCAAAGCTGTTGGGCGGAATCACGCATACATCTGTTTTACGGGTTACAAAGCTGCTTGGCGTAAAATTTTTAGGATCTACAATGGCATTGTCGACATCTGTAAAGATTTTGAACTCATCTGCAACGCGGGCGTCATATCCGTAAGATGATACACCATAAGAAAT is a window encoding:
- the hisG gene encoding ATP phosphoribosyltransferase encodes the protein MSVPGVKSNPLILALPKGRILKDCLPLLETANIIPEPAFFDKDSRLLRFKTNDPGLDIIRVRSFDVATFVAFGTASLGVCGSDVLMEFDYSDIYAPLDLNIGRCRLSIAQLADTKNKNLEDPARWSQISVATKYPNITQRYFASKGVQADIINLHGAMELAPVLKLSSLIVDLVDTGSTLRANGLQEIKTITQISSRLIINRTALKTQSAHVNALIERFRQLVTLPNNEDIS
- the murA gene encoding UDP-N-acetylglucosamine 1-carboxyvinyltransferase; amino-acid sequence: MDRFLIRGGRPLYGDIVIGGAKNAALPIMACALLTPEPLSLRNVPSIVDIRTMCALLQQHGLTITYNDKDPHHITFQGDIANTEAPYNIVSKMRASILVLGPILARCGKAKVSLPGGCAIGTRPVNLHLDALKALGAEIEINQGYVIATAPKGLRGGRFVFPFVSVGATENTIMAACLAKGRTELLNAAREPEICDLIDCLIAMGAKIEGKGTSHLIIDGVDHLHGAEHSILFDRIECGTYACAAGITGGELRLIGADIHAMGSVIHALEEAGVEVFPEKNAILVRRTGDLRGIDIMTEPYPGFPTDMQAQFMALLSISEGASMITETIFENRFMHVPELNRMGARINVHGSSAIIRGVHSLSGAPVMATDLRASFSLILAGLAAAGETSLNRIYHLDRGYEAVDQKLSACGAQIERIKTK
- the dcd gene encoding dCTP deaminase, translating into MPIMPDRWIKEMAKEKGMIEPFADKQHRQGIISYGVSSYGYDARVADEFKIFTDVDNAIVDPKNFTPSSFVTRKTDVCVIPPNSFALARTVEYFRIPKDILVICLGKSTYARCGIIVNVTPLEPEWEGQVTIEISNTTPLPAKIYANEGICQLLFLKGSEPCEVSYADKNGKYMKQMGVATPRL